In the Pseudoalteromonas ulvae UL12 genome, one interval contains:
- the miaB gene encoding tRNA (N6-isopentenyl adenosine(37)-C2)-methylthiotransferase MiaB, producing MSKKLHIKTWGCQMNEYDSQKMADLLDATNGYQLTEEAENADVILLNTCSIREKAQEKVFHQLGRWKLLKDDNPDLVIGVGGCVASQEGEVIRQRAPFVDIVFGPQTLHRLPEMIKQVQEKQGSVVDISFPEIEKFDRLPEPKAEGPTAFVSIMEGCSKYCTFCVVPYTRGEEVSRPLDDVILEVAQLAEQGVREVNLLGQNVNAYRGKMHDGEICYFSDLLRYVAAIDGIDRIRYTTSHPVEFTPDIIEAYADIPELVDHLHLPVQSGSDRILALMKRAHTALEYKSTIRKLKKIRPNLSMSSDFIIGFPGETTADFEATMNLINDIGFDMSFSFIYSARPGTPAADLPDDVSEQEKKERLYILQNRITQFAQQISRQMFGTEQRILVEGPSKKNPMELRGRTENNRVVNFVGDHKLIGQFVDVKITEALPNSLRGDLVRTEAQMNLRKDIAPAAILSKNAPEQANDIGVATFTP from the coding sequence ATGAGTAAAAAGCTGCATATTAAAACCTGGGGTTGTCAGATGAATGAATATGACTCTCAGAAAATGGCTGATTTATTAGATGCCACCAATGGCTATCAATTAACAGAAGAAGCTGAAAATGCGGATGTTATTCTTTTAAATACCTGTTCTATTCGTGAAAAGGCACAAGAAAAGGTGTTTCACCAACTTGGCCGCTGGAAATTATTGAAAGACGATAACCCTGATTTAGTCATTGGTGTAGGTGGATGTGTGGCATCACAAGAAGGTGAAGTGATCCGCCAACGTGCGCCCTTCGTCGATATCGTGTTTGGCCCGCAAACATTGCATCGCCTTCCTGAAATGATTAAACAAGTCCAAGAAAAGCAAGGATCTGTGGTTGATATTTCATTCCCTGAGATTGAAAAATTTGACCGCCTACCTGAGCCAAAAGCTGAAGGTCCAACCGCTTTTGTATCGATTATGGAAGGTTGTTCTAAATACTGTACTTTCTGTGTAGTCCCTTATACTCGTGGTGAAGAAGTTAGCCGTCCACTGGATGACGTTATTTTAGAAGTCGCGCAACTTGCCGAGCAAGGCGTACGTGAAGTGAACTTACTCGGTCAAAACGTGAATGCTTACCGTGGCAAAATGCACGACGGTGAGATTTGTTATTTTTCTGATTTATTACGCTATGTTGCAGCGATTGATGGCATTGACCGTATTCGTTATACCACGTCTCACCCTGTCGAATTCACGCCTGATATTATCGAAGCATATGCGGATATTCCTGAGTTAGTCGATCATTTACACTTACCCGTGCAAAGTGGTTCAGACCGCATTTTAGCTCTGATGAAACGCGCGCATACGGCACTAGAATATAAATCGACAATTCGTAAATTGAAAAAAATTCGCCCGAACCTCAGCATGTCTTCTGACTTCATTATTGGTTTCCCGGGTGAAACGACTGCTGATTTTGAAGCAACGATGAATCTCATCAACGATATCGGTTTTGACATGAGCTTCAGCTTTATCTACAGCGCGCGTCCAGGTACCCCTGCCGCTGATTTACCAGATGACGTGTCTGAGCAAGAGAAAAAAGAACGTTTATATATTTTGCAAAACCGCATTACTCAGTTTGCGCAACAAATCAGTCGCCAAATGTTTGGCACAGAGCAACGTATTTTAGTTGAAGGGCCTTCGAAAAAGAATCCAATGGAGCTTCGTGGTCGTACTGAAAACAACAGAGTTGTAAACTTTGTCGGTGACCATAAATTAATAGGCCAATTTGTTGATGTCAAAATCACCGAAGCCTTACCAAACTCATTACGTGGCGACCTCGTTCGCACAGAAGCGCAAATGAACTTGCGTAAAGATATCGCACCTGCGGCTATTTTAAGTAAAAATGCGCCTGAGCAAGCCAATGACATTGGCGTTGCGACATTTACGCCGTAA